A stretch of Gasterosteus aculeatus chromosome 4, fGasAcu3.hap1.1, whole genome shotgun sequence DNA encodes these proteins:
- the LOC120818253 gene encoding caspase-3, which produces MDKLHRDVQSGEDKYRYKMDYPCMGTCVIINIKNFDLKTGMETRHGTDVDAAELEKTFSKLGYKVTLVHDQTADQIVDLLRDVSTQDHRKSASFVCVLLSRGNEGGIYGTDGSFVNLDELKKFVDGNGCRSLVGKPKLFFIQAARGNKLDDGTLSEGDSMDGQTPSRIPVEADFLYAYSTTPGFNAWRDTQNGSWFMQSLCEMLRRFSGQLELMQIMTRVNNKVALEYKTTPGQSSKRQMPCIVSLLTKEFYFP; this is translated from the exons ATGGATAAGCTCCACAGAGATGTACAGAGTGGAGAGGACAAGTACCGCTACAAGATGGACTATCCCTGCATGGGAACCTGTGTGATCATCAACATCAAGAATTTCGACCTCAAAACAG GCATGGAAACTCGCCACGGGACGGATGTGGATGCTGCCGAACTTGAGAAGACCTTCTCGAAACTGGGTTATAAGGTCACTCTGGTCCACGATCAGACCGCAGACCAGATAGTGGACCTGCTGAGGGACG TGTCCACACAGGACCACAGAAAGAGTGCGTCGttcgtgtgtgtgctgctgagtCGTGGGAACGAGGGTGGGATTTACGGCACCGACGGCAGCTTTGTGAATTTAGATGAGCTGAAGAAGTTCGTCGATGGAAATGGCTGCAGGAGTCTGGTGGGGAAACCCAAACTCTTCTTCATACAG GCGGCACGGGGGAATAAGCTGGACGATGGGACCCTTTCCGAGGGTGACAGCATGGACGGGCAAACGCCGAGCAGGATCCCTGTGGAAGCAGACTTCCTGTACGCCTATTCCACCACTCCAG GCTTCAACGCTTGGAGAGACACCCAGAATGGCTCGTGGTTCATGCAGTCGCTGTGCGAGATGCTGCGACGTTTTAGCGGCCAGCTGGAGCTGATGCAGATCATGACCCGGGTCAACAACAAGGTGGCGCTGGAGTATAAGACCACCCCCGGGCAGAGCAGCAAGAGGCAGATGCCATGTATCGTGTCCTTGCTGACCAAAGAGTTCTACTTTCCTTAG